The proteins below are encoded in one region of Hordeum vulgare subsp. vulgare chromosome 3H, MorexV3_pseudomolecules_assembly, whole genome shotgun sequence:
- the LOC123440691 gene encoding uncharacterized protein LOC123440691, protein MAGVRNNELRMTLLGLALLGLLLLSHTAEPVEAATGVGKDSFSMNGAGGRSLNSFSMNHAEGGKGAKGGEASPAAGDF, encoded by the coding sequence ATGGCGGGCGTAAGGAACAACGAACTGCGCATGACCTTGCTCGGTCTGGCCCTGCTAGGGCTCCTGCTTCTGAGCCACACCGCGGAGCCGGTGGAGGCTGCCACGGGCGTGGGCAAGGACAGCTTCTCCATGAATGGCGCCGGCGGCCGCAGTCTCAACAGCTTCAGCATGAACCATGCCGAGGGCGGCAAGGGCGCCAAAGGGGGCGAAGCCAGCCCCGCCGCCGGCGACTTCTGA